Sequence from the Neptunomonas japonica JAMM 1380 genome:
CCAGATCTTTTCGTATTTCAGTTAACTCAATGTTCGCTTTATAAGCACGGCGGCGGGCAAAATATAAGCCTACCGCTACAATAGAAAGTAAGATGATCAGCGTACCGCTGCTCCAGTTAGCCAAAATTTGCCAATTAGTTTTACCATTCGCATCTTTAAAGATACTGGTGATTCCTGCATGCACCCATGAAGATTGCATTACCAACAACACTAAAACCAAAATATTTTTCATAAAAACCCAATATAATCAAATAATTACAAAACACTACTAACAAATAAAATCATATTAAAACACTACTTTATCCGCTCAAGACTACCCGCATCATTGCGGATAAACAACTCAGTACAAATAAGGGCACCATGAACTCTTGTACTCGATATTTAAGCATAGCGAAAACGCTAACCGGCACCTGCAAATAACTAGAATTTCACATGAATCTTGATTTTGTCAGGATAATCGCTCAAAAATTCGCTATTAATGGCTCTCTGACTTGTCCCTAACGACACATATCCATAGAATAATGCGATTTTCAAGTGAACTCTGTAAAGGTCAATACTGCCATGCGCGCAAGCAAATTTCTTATCGCAACGCTCAAAGAGACTCCTTCTGACGCTGAAGTCATCAGCCATCAGCTGATGCTACGCGCAGGAATGGTTAGAAGGGAAGCATCAGGACTCTATTCTTGGCTACCTATGGGCTTACGTACGCTTCGCAAAGTTGAGCGTATTGTGAGAGAAGAGATGGATAATGCCGGTGCAATGGAAATACTTATGCCTGCGGTTCAACCAGCAGAGCTTTGGGAAGAATCGGGACGCTGGGAACAGTACGGCCCAGAGTTATTACGCTTAAACGACCGTCACGGCCGCTCTTTCTGTGTAGGCCCTACACATGAAGAAGTGATCACTGATATCGTGCGTAACGAGATCAGAAGCTATAAACAATTACCTGCTAATTTTTATCAGATTCAAACCAAATTTCGCGATGAAATTCGCCCTCGCTTTGGTGTAATGCGTTCTCGTGAGTTCATCATGAAAGATGCCTATTCTTTCCATTCTTCACGTGAGTCTTTGGAAGCAACCTACGAAGTGATGTATCAAGCCTATACCAATATCTTTACACGCTTGGGCCTTGATTTTCGTCCAGTGATTGCAGATAACGGCTCTATTGGCGGTAATGGCTCACATGAATTCCATGTACTAGCGTCCTCTGGTGAAGATGATATCGCTTTCTCTGATAGCAGTGATTACGCCGCTAACGTTGAAATGGCCGAAGCGCTTGCTCTCGGCGAAAGAGCAGCCCCAACAGCTGAAATGACACTCTTTGATACGCCTAATGCAAAAACTATCAATGAGCTAGTCGAGCAGTTTAACCTACCTATTGAAAAAACCGTTAAAACACTCGTTGTTGTCGCATCAGAAGAATGTGAAGCCGGTTTTGTAGCCTTATTGGTCCGTGGTGACCATGACTTGAATGAAATCAAGGCAGAAAAGCAGCCCGATGTAGCGGCACCGCTATGCTTTGCTACTGAAGAAGAAATTCTTAAAGTAATGGGTGCCGGTCCAGGATCACTCGGTCCATTGAACCTGACTATCCCATGCATTATTGATAGCAGCGTTGCCAACATGGCGAACTTTGCTGCTGGCGCCAACATTGAAGATAAACACTACGCTAATATCAACTGGGAACGTGATCTACCTACACCCACTATTGCAGACCTGCGCAATGTTCAAGAAGGTGACCCAAGCCCTTGCGGCCAAGGTACACTGCAGATTAAGCGCGGCATTGAAGTAGGGCATATTTTCCAATTAGGAACGAAGTACTCTGAAGCAATGAGTGCCACAGTCTTAAATGAAAATGGCAAAGCAACCGTATTGGAGATGGGCTGTTACGGCGTGGGAGTAACACGTGTAGTGGCTGCCGCAATCGAGCAAAACCATGATGACAATGGGATTATCTGGCCAGCAAGCCTTGCCCCATTCCAGATTGCTTTAGTTCCATTGAACTATGATAAGTCTGAAAAAGTTCGCAATGTTGCCGATGAAATATACACAGCGCTTCAAGCCACAGGCATTGAAGTATTACTAGACGATCGCAAAGAACGCCCTGGTGTGAAATTTGCCGATATGGAGCTAATGGGGCTACCTCACCGCTTGGTCATCTCTGAGCGCGGTATTGAAGCCGGTGCTTACGAATACAAAGGCCGTCGCGATAGTGAAAAACAAGATGTCTCAGCTGAAGGCATTGTTGAGTTCCTAATGCAAAAAATCACGGGCTAATACCTAGAGCAATATCAAAAAAGGCTGCCCCTTAATGTGAGCAGCCTTTTTTATGCGTTTGATTTACTTAAACCGTTAACATTCCCTTTCATCACCCCGCATCACAAAACCATTGAAGCTCTCATCATAGGGTAGTGACTCAGATATAACTTGCGCAACATTGGCAAGTGCAGGCCCTATTTGCAACCACGCCTCAACTTGGCGAACCGCATTACTTTCTCCACACAGCATGACTTGAACTCGCCCATCAGAAAGGTTTCTAACCCATCCCGTTAAGCCGTACGATAACGCCTCATCCATTGTAGACTTACGAAACCAAACACCTTGAACCTTGCCAGCAACAAAAGCACTAATACATATTTTTGCCACGACTCACTATCCTTATATTCTTAGCTATAAATCTACCGCTTAACAACTGACAAAGCCTCGTTTGTCGCATTACCCACGTCAGTTTTAGTATTGGCAAACAACCGTTCTAGCGTAATACCCAAATCACGTTCTTTCATTTTTTTAACATCATTTAGACAAGCATCTAAATTATTTTCCCAAGCAGTGCCATCATTACCTGTCAACAAAGGGTCCGGTATCGGCCAAGGCAAAAGGCGGCACAACTCATTTAGCGTTATAGTACTCAACCCACGTGATAGCAGATACTCACCTTGATCGGTACGCCGGATCAGGTTTTGTGACATCAGCATCTGAACATATTCATCCCAACTGGATTGATCTAAACCACTCACTTGCTGCAATAGCTGGCCATCACTCAATGCTTGTCCAACTTTCTGCCCTTCCCACAAGCGATGTAATACGCCAACAACCGTATGCAGATGCGACTTCTCTCGCACGCGATCTCTGGATTGATATACCGTCAATGCACGAGTCAGCTCGCACCCCATCAAAATAATAAACCAGGAAATAAAAATCCAAACGAGGAAAAGAGGGATCGCTGCAAACGCTCCGTATATCAATTCATATGAAGGGAATTGTGTCGCATAAAAAGCAAAGCCACGTTTAGCGCTTTCAAACAAAATAGCCACCACAACCGCCCCGATAAAAGCATTTTTAAGAGGAACTTTGCAGTTAGGTACTGCCGCATAAAGTAAGGTAAATGCGGCTGCAGACATAACAATCGGCAGCATCGTAAGTAATCTAGATTTTCCAACAAGATCTGTAGCATCAGATATGAAAGGTAGCGATGCAATATATGACGATACCAATATCCCCAAGCCTATAAGAATCGGACCGAGGCTTAAAATAGCCCAATACAACAAAAAACTAGACATACCTTTACGCTGATCTGAAACCCGCCAAATACGATTAAATGCCACCTCAATATTACGCATCATCATGATCGACGTCACAACAAGAAACCCAACACCTACCGCTGTTAATTTTTGCGCTTGATTCGTAAAGTCTTTAAGGTAATTTTGAATCTCCTCACCCGTGGTTGGCACAAAGTTAGAAAATACCCACCCCTGAACCTGCTCTCCCACCCCCTGAAAAGAAGGTATGGCGGCTAACATAGCAAATGACACTGTCATCAAAGGCACAACCGCAAATAACGTTGTGTATGTCAGCGCCGAGGCATTAATAACACCACCGTTGCCGAGAAATTGACGTAGTAAATAACGTAAAAAACGTACTGCTGGAAAATCCAGTAACCCACTCATTTAACGATTCCTTACAATAAAACTTTTATGATGAGCCTTTGTTGCGCCTTCTTAGACGTATACAATAACGGCTTTATCACTTTAATGGCTGTTTTATAACAGTTTGCACGGGAAATCAGAATGAGCCAAGTGACAATCTACCATAATCCTCGCTGTTCAAAATCACGCCAGACACTAGAGCTGATTAAAGAGCAAGGGATCGATCCAGATATCCGCGAATACCTGAAAGAAGCCCCTTCTGCGGCAGAGCTGAATCAAGTTCTCATCTCGCTTGGCATAAGTGCACGTGAATTATTACGTAAAAACGAGCAAGAATATAAAGATAACAACCTTAGTAACCCAGAACTTAGTGATGCACAGATCATTGAAGTGATGGTCGCTAATCCAAAACTGATTGAACGCCCTATTGTATTCAAAAACGGCCAAGCACGCATCGGACGCCCGCCAGAGTCTGTGCTGGAGATATTATAAGTGGCATCTCCTTATATTCTTGTGCTCTATTACAGCACCCATGGTGCAACACGACAGATGGCTCAACACATTGCGCGTGGTGTTGAAAGAGCGGGAATGGAAGCTCGCTTACGCACCGTGCCAGGCGTTTCGGCCGTGAGCGAAGCTATTGCACCGACCATTCCAGAAGAAGGTGCCCTGTATTGCACAGAAGAAGATTTAAGCCAATGTGCAGGATTAGCATTAGGTAGCCCAACTCGCTTTGGTAATATGGCGAGTGCATTAAAGTACTTTGTGGATTCTACCAGCGGTATTTGGATGTCAGGTGCGCTAATAGGCAAGCCGGCATCTGTTTTTAGTTCGACCTCCAGCCTACACGGGGGACAAGAAACAACGCTTGTGAGTATGATGTTCCCTTTGCTGCACCACGGGATGGTTATTACTGGCATCCCATATAGCCAGACAGAATTGCTAACAACACAGTCCGGCGGAACACCCTATGGTGCAACACATTTGGCTGGGCGTGACAATAAACGGGCTCTCGACCAAGACGAGATATCACTTTGCCAAGCGCAAGGTAAGCACCTCGCAACATTGGCAAAAAAACTTTCTGTCAATATAGACTCATAAGCACAGGACCTTTGATGGAAAACCTACGTAAAAAAGCACGCATCACACGCGTCATCACCATCGCCAGCTATGTGGGATTAATGCTGTTATTCACCCTCTGGTATATGGTGATTCATCCTTTAGAAACGGGAAAACCTTGGGTCATATGGGCGGTTCATGTATTGCCATTAGCCGGTTTTATCCCTGCTATCATATCGGGAAACCCGCGCAGCCATGCATGGCTTTGCTTTGTACTGCTGATCTATTTTATTGAAGCCGTTTTAGCAACAACAATGAGTCTAGAAACTCGTAGTTTTGGCATTGCCTATACGCTACTGGTTAGTACATTGTTTACTGCAGCCATGATGTATATTCGTTGGCAGAGCCGATACACTCGCTCATCTCGCGAGTCTGAGCCAGCACCTAAATAGCATGTTTGATCCTTCAAAAATCAGGCGCGATTTTCCTATATTATCAAGCAGAATCAATGGGCAACCATTGATTTACCTTGATAATGCAGCGACAACCCAAAAGCCACGCGCTGTTATTGATAACCTATCACGCTTTTATAAGTCCGCTAACAGTAATGTCCACAGAGGCTCACATACACTTTCAAACAGAGCAACAAGCGAATTTGAAGCCGCTCGTGAGCAAGTAGCAAGCGTAATTAACGCACCTTACACAGAAGAGGTTATTTGGACACGCGGGGCGACCGAAGCTGCCAATTTAATTGCACAATCCTACGCTGATTCAATATTGCTTCCTGACGATACTATTTTACTCTCTGTCATGGAGCACCACGCCAATATTGTGCCTTGGCAACAAGTCGCTCAAAAGAGGCATGCGCATGTTGCGGTGATACCTTTAACACCAGCAGGCGAACTAGATCTAGCAAAGTACCAACAACTACTGATTAAACATCGTCCTAAAATTGTTACTGTCACTCATGTATCTAATGCTCTAGGTGTTATAAACCCGGTAGAAAAAATCACAGAAATGGCCAAATCAGTCGGCGCGACTGTCGTTATAGATGGCGCACAAGCGATTGCACATGAGCTAGTTGATGTTCAAAGCATTGGGTGCGACTTCTACTTCTTTTCAGGGCATAAATGCTATGGCCCAACAGGTATTGGAGCACTTTGGGGGAAAAAAGCATTACTTGAACAGATGCCTCCTTGGCAATGCGGCGGCGAGATGATTGAGAAAGTCAGCTTTGCTGGTACTACTTTCAACCGCATCCCCTTTAAATTTGAAGCCGGCACTCCTCCCATTGCTGACGCAATAGCACTGGCAGAAGCGTTAAAATACCTAACTAACCTAGACCGCAACGCGGTGGCTGCGCATGAAAAAAATCTCAGAGAGCATGCTATCCAGCACTGCCAACACATTGATGGCATAACACTACTGGCAACAGAGCCTGATAATGTCGGTATTTTATCATTCATGGTTGAAGGTGTGCATAATCAGGACTTAGCAACGTTACTAGACCAGTCTGGAGTTGCTGTTCGAAGTGGACACCACTGCACTATGCCCCTTATGGAATATTTAGGCTGTAGCGGCACAGTGCGCGCCTCATTTGCTTTATATAACAGCCAAGCAGAAGTAATTCGTTTTGCCGAAGTGCTGCAAGACTGTATTACACAACTGAGAGATAAAACTGCAACCGATATCGCTAAACCCTCAGAAAATAGCCTTCTGTCTTATTGTGAAACAGAGAATCATCAACTTCTCGTTGAAAAACTAAACTCCGCAACGGGCTGGCAAGCTCGCTTTGATTTACTTCTGAGCACAGGGAAAAAGCTACCTATACTCCCTAGCCATTACAAAACTGATGAGCACCGCATCGCAGGCTGTGAATCGAATGTATGGCTTATTGCACAACAGCAAGCAGACCTGTCTTGGCAGTTTGCGATCGATTCAGATGCAAAATTAATGCGTGGTATTATTTATCTAATTATGTCTGCCGTTCAACACCAAACAAGCCAATCCATTCAAGCCCTGCAATCCGAAAAACTATTACAGTCATGCAAGTTAACTAGCTACTTAAGCCCTTCACGAACCAATGGCGTGCAAGCAATCATTAACCAGATAAAACATCTAGCCCAATAAATACTTTAACCGCATTGTTTATACTAAGCGTTCCAGCTCTTGATCTTTACGCAGCAATAACAGAAGATTCTGTATAGCGCTCTTAGCACTAATAACAATAAAAGAACTTAAAAAAGAACAACTAAGCCAGCTCTACTCTTTACCAAATACAGCACACTCATTCACTCTCAACAAAGCGATAGCACCATGAATCTTAACGATGTAAGCCTTTTTATTCGCATTGTTGAAACAGGAAGCTTTACCTCTGCTGCAGAAAGCCTAGGCATTCAAAAATCGACTATCAGCCGCCGTATCGCTCAACTTGAAGATGAGCTAGGCGTACGCCTATTACAAAGAACAACGCGTAAATTAAAACTCACGGGCGATGGCGAAGAGTTATTTGCTCGCTGTCAGCCTCTTATTAATGAACTAGATACCGCGAAAGACCATCTATCCGCCACCCAAAACAACCCTCGAGGACGCTTACGCATCACGATGCCATCAGAGCTGGGGGTTTTCATGATGAACGAGGTCGTTGGTACTTTCATGAAACGCTACCCTCAAATTATGCTTGAGGTAGAGCTGAGCACCCGGGTGATTGATCTGATCGAAGAAGGTATAGATTTAGCTATTCGTGTTGGCGAACTTGCAGATTCAAGTCTTATCGCTCGCCGTGTCGCTAGCGTTTCACGAGGCCTATACGCCTCGCCTGCCTACCTTGCCAAGCATGGCACACCCAAAACCCCTGATGACCTTCAAAACCATGAATGCTATGGAATATTAAAAGCCATCGAACACTGGGAGTTTGCCAATTGGGATGAAGCCGTCGAAGTGACGGGGCATTTAAAAGCAAATAGCATCAGCTTTATTCGCGAGCTGCTACTACAAGATATGGGCATTGCAAGGATGCCTCGAGTGTTCTGTTGTAACAACGTGCAACAAGGAAATCTTGTTGAAGTTCTAAGTGAGTACTCCCCCCCTCCCATCGAAGTTAACGCCCTCTACCCTAGCCGCAGGCACTTGAACCCTAAAGTCAGATTATTCATCGATCACATGATGGAGATGATTGGCGACCACCCTTGGGCTAGCGAGCAAATGGTCACCCCCATATCTAACCATAATCATGATTAAAAAAAGAAAAACAGCTAACTTCTAAATATAGACCACTTTGAAACATATGTATGATTAATCGCCATAGTTAATTATAATATCAATCATTATTAAATGGACTTTAGGTGATCACATTGAAAAATAAAATATTAGGTACTCTAAGCCTTTTATCTATTTTGGCAGTACAACCTGCTAATGCAGCCTTTATTACTGATATTTCAAGTTTAACAGGTGCCGTCAACCTGATAGATTTCAGTGAGTTTACCGGAAGCAACCAGCACCATAGAGTAAATGGCCCAATAAATATTGGTACACCGATCGGTGAAAACATTGAAGTTTCAACCGCGCAGGACCCTCTAGACCTCTGGTTAACAAATACAACTTGGGATCTTAGTAATAACCAAGAGTGGAACTCAGGTAGAAACGGATTTTTAGGCATATCTCAGCCTGATAACGTCAATGTTTTTCCTGTGAGAATAGATTTTAACTCAGGCAACATCTCTAGTTTTGGCTTTTTCATGAACTATTTCTCTAGAAGAGATGCCAACAATGGTGTTGTTAGTCTAAGCGCATTCGATTCTGGCTCAACATTATTGGAAGAGTTTGTAATTAACGGATCTGACAGCACCAGCATTAACACGCCTAGCAGCAATAATGACGGAGCATTCAGAGGGATCAAGCGAGACAATGCCGATATTGCTTATATTGAGCTACTCGGGTTCCACGCTGTCTTTGACGATCTGCAATTCACCCGTGCTGGAACTAGCTCTGTTCCAGAACCAGGCAGCATCTTATTGCTAATGCTTGGGCTTGCCGGTATTCGTGCATCAGCACGAAACAGCAAAAAAACGCACTAAATACTCTTTAGGGTAGCGCTTTTTACGGTATAGCTTCTAAGAAGCTATACCGAGACCGTCGTGTATTTTCTACACATTGCCTTCAACCACAATACTACTACCGGCATAACACACTCCCGCCTCCAGCACTTACAATCGATAGGCATGCCATGAAGTAAGTTAGCGTACTTACATACTTTTTCCATCCTCAACGCAGCATCATTAATCGCGCCAACCTGCACGTTAAAGGCTATACTTCATACCCTTCCCGTTCACGACTTTGTATTAGCGATGCGGCCCACAGGATTTTATGGATACCAACACACTATCAGCTTTTATTGCTGTTGCTGAAAGCCATTCTTTTTCACTGGCTGCGCAACAGCTTTTCATCACACAATCCGCTGTTAGCAAACGCATAGCCACATTGGAAGAGCAACTGAATCAAAAGCTATTTGATAGAATTGGTCGAAAAGTCACGCTGACAGAAGCAGGCCGTGAGCTCCTCCCCAAAGCAAAGACTATCGTCAATGCAATTAAAGATGCGGGGCGTGCTATGGGAAATTTGTCCGGTGTTGTAAAGGGCCCTTTATCACTTGCAGCAAGCCATCATATTAGCTTACATAGACTACCTCCCATCTTGCGCCGGTTTACCAAAGAGTACCCAGAAGTACAGTTAAGCTTACGCTTTGATGAATCTGAAATTGCCTACAATAGTGTGCTACATGGAGATCTTGAGTTAGCATTAATTACACTAGCCCCTAAGCCTGATCCAGCGATCCATTCAAAATCGATATGGGTGGACCAACTAAAGTATGTTGTCGCACAAGATCACCCCCTTGCTAGTCAAAAAACGGTGAGTCTTGAAGAACTCACTCACTACTCGGCTATACTTCCTGGCGCATCAACATTTACACAGCAGATTGTGGCTGAGCAATTTCAAAAGAAATCTCTTAACCTAAATGTTGCAATATCAACCAATTACCTTGATACGATCCGTATGATGGTGAGTATAGGGCTAGGCTGGAGTCTGTTACCAGAAACGATGATTGATAAGTCACTCACGGTACTAGAAACAGGTTCAGAGCCGATTAAGCGTCACCTAGGCTATATACATCATCGAGATAGAACACTCTCGAATGCAGCCAGCAAGCTAGTTGATATGCTATCTTAATCTTTATGGCTATTCATAATCTAAGTTAGCTCTATTACACTCCCTATATTAAGTATGATTTGAGGTAGACGCGTGCCTAGTGAGAAAAATGACCCCATGCAGGCGCTACTTGAACAGCAGCAAGCTCTTTTCAAACAGTGGATTGATGAGCAAACAACACGTGCGACTTGTGAAAACACTCCCCCTCCTCATGAGTCACGGGATTTAGCGCGTATCTCAGCAATCCTTGCAACACAAACGACTGAGTTTCTACGCTTTGGTAAAACAATACTTGAGCATACCGATAAAAACGCCTCAAACAGCAGTACATTGAAAGCCACTATTGAAGGCCCACTTAAACAGTTTCGGGATTTTGTGCAACAACAAACTGGAGAAGCCTTGCTCAAGCAGTGGGAACTACCTGAAAATATTGCAGCCCTATTTAGAACCCACAGCTTTAGTGATGACCTTTTATTTGAAAACCCCTATATTAGCGGACTGAAAAGCTTACTTAATACCCCTTCTGTCGGAACAACGCATGAGTTTCAGAAAAACACACGCGACGGGATTAAGCTTCTCCTTGAGTACCAAGACGCATTAGCAGAGTATATTGAGCAATATAGCCAAATAAACCTGCACGCCAGCAATTCACTCATGCAAGTACTCGCACAAGGCCAAAAGCGCGTAGAAACACTTGGAGAACTCCACAACCTTTGGGTAAATTGTTACGAAGCAGCATACTCAAAGTGCCTTTATACTCAACAATACCAGCGAAGTCATGGCAGAGTATCCAATGCACTTATGCAT
This genomic interval carries:
- a CDS encoding proline--tRNA ligase; the protein is MRASKFLIATLKETPSDAEVISHQLMLRAGMVRREASGLYSWLPMGLRTLRKVERIVREEMDNAGAMEILMPAVQPAELWEESGRWEQYGPELLRLNDRHGRSFCVGPTHEEVITDIVRNEIRSYKQLPANFYQIQTKFRDEIRPRFGVMRSREFIMKDAYSFHSSRESLEATYEVMYQAYTNIFTRLGLDFRPVIADNGSIGGNGSHEFHVLASSGEDDIAFSDSSDYAANVEMAEALALGERAAPTAEMTLFDTPNAKTINELVEQFNLPIEKTVKTLVVVASEECEAGFVALLVRGDHDLNEIKAEKQPDVAAPLCFATEEEILKVMGAGPGSLGPLNLTIPCIIDSSVANMANFAAGANIEDKHYANINWERDLPTPTIADLRNVQEGDPSPCGQGTLQIKRGIEVGHIFQLGTKYSEAMSATVLNENGKATVLEMGCYGVGVTRVVAAAIEQNHDDNGIIWPASLAPFQIALVPLNYDKSEKVRNVADEIYTALQATGIEVLLDDRKERPGVKFADMELMGLPHRLVISERGIEAGAYEYKGRRDSEKQDVSAEGIVEFLMQKITG
- a CDS encoding acylphosphatase; its protein translation is MAKICISAFVAGKVQGVWFRKSTMDEALSYGLTGWVRNLSDGRVQVMLCGESNAVRQVEAWLQIGPALANVAQVISESLPYDESFNGFVMRGDEREC
- a CDS encoding virulence factor BrkB family protein gives rise to the protein MSGLLDFPAVRFLRYLLRQFLGNGGVINASALTYTTLFAVVPLMTVSFAMLAAIPSFQGVGEQVQGWVFSNFVPTTGEEIQNYLKDFTNQAQKLTAVGVGFLVVTSIMMMRNIEVAFNRIWRVSDQRKGMSSFLLYWAILSLGPILIGLGILVSSYIASLPFISDATDLVGKSRLLTMLPIVMSAAAFTLLYAAVPNCKVPLKNAFIGAVVVAILFESAKRGFAFYATQFPSYELIYGAFAAIPLFLVWIFISWFIILMGCELTRALTVYQSRDRVREKSHLHTVVGVLHRLWEGQKVGQALSDGQLLQQVSGLDQSSWDEYVQMLMSQNLIRRTDQGEYLLSRGLSTITLNELCRLLPWPIPDPLLTGNDGTAWENNLDACLNDVKKMKERDLGITLERLFANTKTDVGNATNEALSVVKR
- the arsC gene encoding arsenate reductase (glutaredoxin) (This arsenate reductase requires both glutathione and glutaredoxin to convert arsenate to arsenite, after which the efflux transporter formed by ArsA and ArsB can extrude the arsenite from the cell, providing resistance.), with the translated sequence MSQVTIYHNPRCSKSRQTLELIKEQGIDPDIREYLKEAPSAAELNQVLISLGISARELLRKNEQEYKDNNLSNPELSDAQIIEVMVANPKLIERPIVFKNGQARIGRPPESVLEIL
- the wrbA gene encoding NAD(P)H:quinone oxidoreductase → MASPYILVLYYSTHGATRQMAQHIARGVERAGMEARLRTVPGVSAVSEAIAPTIPEEGALYCTEEDLSQCAGLALGSPTRFGNMASALKYFVDSTSGIWMSGALIGKPASVFSSTSSLHGGQETTLVSMMFPLLHHGMVITGIPYSQTELLTTQSGGTPYGATHLAGRDNKRALDQDEISLCQAQGKHLATLAKKLSVNIDS
- a CDS encoding DUF2069 domain-containing protein encodes the protein MENLRKKARITRVITIASYVGLMLLFTLWYMVIHPLETGKPWVIWAVHVLPLAGFIPAIISGNPRSHAWLCFVLLIYFIEAVLATTMSLETRSFGIAYTLLVSTLFTAAMMYIRWQSRYTRSSRESEPAPK
- a CDS encoding SufS family cysteine desulfurase, which encodes MFDPSKIRRDFPILSSRINGQPLIYLDNAATTQKPRAVIDNLSRFYKSANSNVHRGSHTLSNRATSEFEAAREQVASVINAPYTEEVIWTRGATEAANLIAQSYADSILLPDDTILLSVMEHHANIVPWQQVAQKRHAHVAVIPLTPAGELDLAKYQQLLIKHRPKIVTVTHVSNALGVINPVEKITEMAKSVGATVVIDGAQAIAHELVDVQSIGCDFYFFSGHKCYGPTGIGALWGKKALLEQMPPWQCGGEMIEKVSFAGTTFNRIPFKFEAGTPPIADAIALAEALKYLTNLDRNAVAAHEKNLREHAIQHCQHIDGITLLATEPDNVGILSFMVEGVHNQDLATLLDQSGVAVRSGHHCTMPLMEYLGCSGTVRASFALYNSQAEVIRFAEVLQDCITQLRDKTATDIAKPSENSLLSYCETENHQLLVEKLNSATGWQARFDLLLSTGKKLPILPSHYKTDEHRIAGCESNVWLIAQQQADLSWQFAIDSDAKLMRGIIYLIMSAVQHQTSQSIQALQSEKLLQSCKLTSYLSPSRTNGVQAIINQIKHLAQ
- a CDS encoding LysR family transcriptional regulator; the protein is MNLNDVSLFIRIVETGSFTSAAESLGIQKSTISRRIAQLEDELGVRLLQRTTRKLKLTGDGEELFARCQPLINELDTAKDHLSATQNNPRGRLRITMPSELGVFMMNEVVGTFMKRYPQIMLEVELSTRVIDLIEEGIDLAIRVGELADSSLIARRVASVSRGLYASPAYLAKHGTPKTPDDLQNHECYGILKAIEHWEFANWDEAVEVTGHLKANSISFIRELLLQDMGIARMPRVFCCNNVQQGNLVEVLSEYSPPPIEVNALYPSRRHLNPKVRLFIDHMMEMIGDHPWASEQMVTPISNHNHD
- a CDS encoding PEP-CTERM sorting domain-containing protein yields the protein MKNKILGTLSLLSILAVQPANAAFITDISSLTGAVNLIDFSEFTGSNQHHRVNGPINIGTPIGENIEVSTAQDPLDLWLTNTTWDLSNNQEWNSGRNGFLGISQPDNVNVFPVRIDFNSGNISSFGFFMNYFSRRDANNGVVSLSAFDSGSTLLEEFVINGSDSTSINTPSSNNDGAFRGIKRDNADIAYIELLGFHAVFDDLQFTRAGTSSVPEPGSILLLMLGLAGIRASARNSKKTH
- a CDS encoding LysR family transcriptional regulator, which translates into the protein MDTNTLSAFIAVAESHSFSLAAQQLFITQSAVSKRIATLEEQLNQKLFDRIGRKVTLTEAGRELLPKAKTIVNAIKDAGRAMGNLSGVVKGPLSLAASHHISLHRLPPILRRFTKEYPEVQLSLRFDESEIAYNSVLHGDLELALITLAPKPDPAIHSKSIWVDQLKYVVAQDHPLASQKTVSLEELTHYSAILPGASTFTQQIVAEQFQKKSLNLNVAISTNYLDTIRMMVSIGLGWSLLPETMIDKSLTVLETGSEPIKRHLGYIHHRDRTLSNAASKLVDMLS
- a CDS encoding poly(R)-hydroxyalkanoic acid synthase subunit PhaE, encoding MPSEKNDPMQALLEQQQALFKQWIDEQTTRATCENTPPPHESRDLARISAILATQTTEFLRFGKTILEHTDKNASNSSTLKATIEGPLKQFRDFVQQQTGEALLKQWELPENIAALFRTHSFSDDLLFENPYISGLKSLLNTPSVGTTHEFQKNTRDGIKLLLEYQDALAEYIEQYSQINLHASNSLMQVLAQGQKRVETLGELHNLWVNCYEAAYSKCLYTQQYQRSHGRVSNALMHLRKYAQDMRDIQFETAGLATRQGLDTVLQRQHALRKDMRKMHKALADIKEAQNQTLISELKSTVQQLSSDISYLKQELSELKSSTLIPTLAATDEKS